A genome region from Magnolia sinica isolate HGM2019 chromosome 8, MsV1, whole genome shotgun sequence includes the following:
- the LOC131253427 gene encoding uncharacterized protein LOC131253427, translating to MSISANDFFQENDGSDSDTADDGDYRPISALSDEEDDPDDETPIRINGSDLIAHPGEFDSISFQNPSLLNSSNGSHPAENGISNLNLNDDDEEEEEEERMRRASESAISRAFREDESRRNAPLTPENSSRIINAMRGVSFHGFPPDWAGNVPEDQWLDQLQRLREPTTSQN from the exons ATGTCGATATCTGCGAACGATTTCTTCCAAG AAAACGACGGGAGCGACTCCGACACTGCCGATGACGGTGACTACCGCCCGATCTCCGCGCTCTCCGACGAAGAAGACGATCCCGACGATGAAACCCCCATCCGCATCAACGGCTCAGATCTCATCGCCCATCCCGGTGAGTTCGATTCCATCTCCTTCCAAAACCCATCTCTTCTCAATTCCTCCAATGGGTCCCACCCGGCCGAGAACGGAATTTCAAACCTAAATCTGAATGACgacgatgaagaagaagaggaagaagagagaatgagaagagCGTCGGAATCGGCTATCTCTCGGGCATTTAGAGAGGACGAGAGCCGTCGGAACGCCCCACTGACGCCGGAGAACTCGTCGCGGATCATCAATGCGATGCGGGGGGTCTCGTTCCATGGGTTCCCACCAGATTGGGCGGGCAATGTGCCCGAAGATCAGTGGCTGGATCAGCTGCAGAGATTGAGAGAACCCACCACATCGCagaattaa